A window of Glycine soja cultivar W05 chromosome 13, ASM419377v2, whole genome shotgun sequence genomic DNA:
GGTTGACTTTGAACATTCAATATGGAAGGTATTGATTTTCAACAAAAATCAATTATGCTGTGGTAAGTTTTTTTTCCACTCAATTTTAATGTAAGATCAATTGAATTTGTTGAAGATTTACTTCCATAATTGATATCAACTTTTATTATTAGACATGTTTCTTCACACATTATTAATGAATATGATgtgttaaatgtaattttttttaatttttttatattaattaatatgacgttatcaactaataaaaaagataagaaattaaaaatataatttaccaaTAAAATTTACACACAATCTCTTAATCACGTAAGAAGTTATATGAATGccacataattaattaacattattatttgaTAGTAggtaataaattaaaactactaaaaaattataaagattaaaaatagtaaaaattattatttttagattaaaggtgaattttgataaaaaaaaaaagaattaaacgaactattaaaaataacatatttagcttttattctatttttcttaattatgatATCTCTCCATCAAAAGTCAAGAActaatcattaaaatattaaaatctatttaagaaattaacttcttataacaaatatttttgtatcTTGATCACAactatgttaatatttttatttcatatattgaTTGACATTCGTACTTAATTGAATAACTATTTTTGTAGATtcgatttttttgtgtgtttgtgaCAAGCAAACATTGAAGTTGAAGGATGCTTTGCCGCTTTGAGTTGCTAGAAATAACTGAGCATGTAAAAGCGTGTGAgtgagaaaatattaaaataaaacaaacactaATAAATTTGCTTCTCTTCCACCTTCTCGTACAAAAATGAAAGACAAAACAGAAAGGCCGGTAATTTAGTCTATGTGATTATGAGGTGGTGAGGCATAAGAACAATAGAGTAAACCTACCACtagttgatataatttttttttattgttacaaataaaataaataaattttaaaagagaaaataaatgtaaaaaaaaattaaaatattctcgtcgaagaaatttttttaaaaacattttctttaaaaaataattcctaaAAATGTTTTGATTCAAAGTCCAAGATAGCTATTCTAATTCTTATATATTAatgtttgtaaaatttattttagttcatctttatgaaatatttttattgatattgaagattaaaatatcaatatttttgtaaaatcagaAATTAAAGTATGATATTTACAAGATACAATCTTCAGGATCCTGGATCCGTGAGTGAAGATAaaagtaatgttttttttttttacctgttTTCCTTGTTAGTGGTAGGTACCCATAGAAATGAACATTTATTGAATCCCCAGTTAACACTTTCTTCTGATACTCTCACGTGAGGagatcttatttttattttcttgaaaatgacaCGCTTCACCCTTctgtttctttttgttattattttctctttgtgGTTTTGTGTTGTTGCTTTGACCACCCGATTGGTTTCGGTCCAAGTAGTTGGTACTGGGTGGATAGATCATAGATACCTAATGGtataatataaacataaatGCTCTTAGATACGAGACAATATGAGATATACTACAAGATGGTTCCTTTGTTCATGAATCTTGGAGGAAGTATGTATTATGTGTTCAAGACAATTTAGGTTCACtgctttaaatatatatttttaattaaaatttgaatttgaagcaaattattcattctattaaatttataatggaGTAAAGACATTCGAAAGGTACCCTTAAAAATCGGTTCATGAGGGAGTGATCTACccaattatataattatcaagTTTGTTAAAACTTCGATGTGAGACTATTCTTAACACGCTCCCTCGAACCAGGACTCATCACCACAAAACGAGGACTGACAATACCTACCAGACAGAATATGATTTATCAAGTTTGTTAAACATTCGATGTAGAACTATTCTCAAAATTCTTATCCTATaatatgagaataaaaaaagaaattgggtTTCTATTATTATAGATGAATTTCGAAAAGCGAACAATAGGTGCCAATGGCTTTAGATCATGACAGCGGAACAGCATTCAAAGGATGGTGGGACTGCAATAGCCAATAACAAAtcccttttttctttccttttttggtaAAATAGCATAAcctccttttatttttaacacctaaatttatttttctttagaatTTTATGAGAAAAAGGATCAACATATTGATAAATCATAATATGTTCTCGTTGCACCATTTTCTTTATCAGCAAAAAGAGTATTTTATTAAGAAAGAAGATAAGGGTACAAGGACAAGGAGTACCCAACCTTGCATAAAAATGTTATCCTCTGACCCAATCAATTTATAATCGAATCAATTTTCAcctgaattattatttttttaaataatttgattatttgaaattaaaattgaaccgattaaatgatttaaaattagtttaattttatttttttatcaaattaatttttacacacTCCTAATtctatcatttaattaaatgactTAGTTAGAATGTATGTATTTGGTGAAAAGTTTGAACCTTGCATACAATCTCTATAGTATTTTGTGGGACAGCAAATGAGAGAAAACTATTTTCTATCTAATTACTATAATTTTCCTATAATTGTGAACACTAAACAATCAAATGAGCAAAGACTCCTCATTGAACACTGATACGTAGTTTGGTTGGGGGAGAAATGAGGGAAGGGGaggaatatttataaatttgtgttGTTTGACTCAATTTTGAAGAAGGAAGGAGAATAGAAAGGAAGAAAGTCTCTTTTCATTCAAATTTTGTTTCCCTCCAATATTCAAGAATTTAGAAAGGAAAGGAGAAAAATTAAATCACTAAGCATAATGACTGAAATATtcatacttatattttaaaatttaaaattataaaatataaaagtaaattatttttaaacaccTCTTGTGAACtaaacaagaaaaattaatttatctctccttttcttttcttgatcaAACAAAATATCTAATCAAAATTCTTATCATTACTTTCCTTTCATACTCTTCATCTCCTTTTCCTCCCTTCCTTTGAACCAAACAATAATGTAACAAGGATCATTCACATCAAAATTCTAAGAGCAAATACTTATTCTAATAATTAAATACCCTAATATTGATttacataattactaatatttagtaatctatttttttaataattcaataatgttaattgaaaaaaaaagaaaattcaacatTTTCTCATTTGgataacattaatttaattattagagACAAAAATGACCACTATAATGATACAtcaatcatgataaaaaaaactcacattaagtttataattatccaaataaaccttaaaattataaaaaaatttatatcttaTATAAACTAATAACCTACATGCAGTAAACTTGTATTTTGTATACaagatagataaaataaaagtacaactaaataagaaaaatatgcaatttTAACAAATAGTCCAAACATCTTAAAATTATTGTAGTAAAATTGATCTCATCAAATACATAACCTATAATGATGATGAttacatatgtttttagtttctaaatgtAAATGTTGCAAATTAGGATTTCAGCACTTAAAAAACTGTTGGTTTTGTTcctcataaatttattattttttaaacggccattgttaatatttaataatgacATGGTGTGCTATTAAACATATTTTGCCAATAACTACTTTTACATGAACCCTGatacaatatatttaaatttatgtcacGTCATTactaaatagtaataataataatttataatttttaaaaaatactaaaactaAACTTTTGtcatatttacataaattaaaatcatatttaagtctaataataataatcacaacaatgaatatatatgatttaacTCAAAACATAAACTAAATTGATGAGTTGCATATCATTTCATCAGTAAGTGAATTTACCGGCATGCACTCTATGATAATGTATTTAATTTGAGTataaaactcttgaaatttctttttaacAAACAATTACTCCATCTGAATCTCAATATAAGACATTTATAAGAGAattgcataaataaataaaatagttatattagttaactttatttgatttttaaaaaaatgctacaATGTATTAATTTTACTCttattaatcatcaataacttGTTATGAATGAAATGAAGATATTAAATTATTCTATAAATTATGCAcgcattagaaaaataattaaattccttaaaaaaaactcaatatcataaagtttgattttgattcaattGTTAAAACCTCtgtaaaaaattttaagtcttaaaataaaatttcactttCAAGATCATAAGAGTTatcttgttttaaaaatattttaatttttagtttttttttgtgttcctaCTTTATTCCTTTTTACATTTTGCAACCCACCAAAATAAAAACAGTTCTTCAAACCCACATTGCCATTGTTGCATTATAACACATTATATACTTTACTTATTCATCGTATGGGGCATGATGTTTATATTCTGACGGAAAGaatgagaaatataattttgatttggtatatagtgcataaatattttaaacagaaaaaagttatatattgatggtgtaaaatattttacataactatccaataaatttattgacttacttttaaaataattattttaaaataatttaaataataattataattaaataataaagtaaaactgTTTTACATTTATCAGTATATAAACatcaaattctattttaaaatatataaatttatattataaaatttgtttataacCGAATGCtggaatataatttatttatcatacatctaaaatgtaatttacatgtttaaaaatatttatcattataaattttaaatatataaaacaaaaatattaatgttacaAGTTACACGTACTAAAATAGCAGTATACTTCAGAAATAAAACTCTTTTCAGATAACATATAGAAAAAGCCTTCCTATATAaatccaaaatttcacaaacaaGTACGCgaggaaataaaaaaacttgcacgttccaaaaaaaaatgaaataaaaaaaaaacagttaataAAAACAGTCGACAACTCATAATCGAAGTCGACCACTCATAATCGAATTCCTCTGGGTTTCTCGACAACAATTGAACACCATCGTCATCCTACATAGTTAAAATACACACACAACACAAACCTCTGCCTCTGCTTTACTTTGCTTCTCTCCACAGTGACTCACTCACACACCTAAAACGATTCTTTTCACACCCCCAACAACAAGATTATTGATGGGTATACTGTACGACGACGTAGTGATCATAAGCCCGCCAGAAAAAGATGGCGACCCAACTCTCCTCACTGTCAATTGCCCCGACAAAACCGGTCTGGGTTGCGATTTGTGTCGCATCATACTGTTCTTCGGCCTCAACATACTCAGAGGAGGTAACCAACCAACCCATCATCATATCAATTTAACCTAATCATCTCTTGttttaattagaatttgaagcttattcttttttttttttttttgctgcatGTACAATGAAGATGTGTCGACGGATGGGAAATGGTGCTACATAGTTTTCTGGGTGGTTGGGAAACAGAGGACGAGGTGGAGTTTGTTGAAGAAGAGGCTCATTGAGGCGTGCCCTTCTTTCTCCTCTGCCTCTGGAATCTCTTATTATCGATCTGACCTGCAGCCGTCGAAGCCTTCTGATGTCTTTCTTTTGAATTTCTGTTGTCACGATCGGAAGGGCCTGTTGCATGGTAATTTTGGATGCTTTACTTTGCGAATCATCCAACTCATGAGTTATTATCATTCTGTAATCTGTATGTGTGTGTTAGCTTGCTTTTGTTGATaggttttagaattttttttttttttatcggcaaatttTAGCTTTTGTtagaaacttatttttgttaGCAGAGGGGATTGAATTGAACCTGCGACCTTTTCCCTTCTTGCCTTCTCCCTTAACCATCCAACCCACCTTATATTTCTAGGATTTAGAGTCTAGACACTTAATGGAAAGCTGTTTAAATTGCAGTCACCCTTAGCCTGTCTTAATTGGTACCAATCAGAGTTGGTTGCCAATGTCTCAAAAAGGGCTACCTACTACCCTATTAAATGCTTGAGTGAAGCGCAGCTGTCGGGATATTGACTATTAGGGGATTGAGATCCCATGTCGACTAAAGATAAGGGCTAAGTAGTGCATATAAAGCTTGGGCAATCATCACTGCACAAGTCATTTTTTTGGGGTTGAATTAGGCTTTAGTCCGAATTTTAAGAACACCATTGGTTGGTCTAAGACTATGTTATTGTTTGATAACTTTTCTTTATTGCTTCTAGGGTAAATTAGACTAGTTTCCCTTAATTGTTTTCACATTACACCCCTCTTACCCAAGAAACACATTACATTATGTACCCATATGCAATCTCAAGAAACCTGAACGAGTTTTAGTGTaatttgttcttgtttctttatAGGTTAAGAATCAATACTTTGGGGCTTCATGATATGATGatggttttgaaattttaatttctccaaCTTCTAGTGTTACTCCCCCAAACCCCTTTGTCTTAACTTTGTTTGGGGAGTGGTATATGGACCATAGGGTTTGGTTTGATTGTTGTGAAAATCATGCAAAGAGGAAAATGAAACTGGCTGTCTTAAACAGCCATCGATGTCATATTCTAAAATGCATTCTGAATTCTGATTCTAAAGCTTCATTGTGTACTATTCACAATGCATATACTATACCTGTTCTGCATTTTGCCTCCCTTCATGGATATATTGATTGGAAGTTATCTGATTTTATGTGATTGTTGCTCTGTGACATTGATGTTGTGTGGATTTGGTAGACAGAACAAAATGACTGAATGTCTTAATAATGGTAGCAGATGTTACTGAGGTTCTTTGTGAGCTAGAACTTACTATAAAGAAAGTGAAGGTATCTACTACACCTGATGGCAAAGTGATAGATCTGTTTTTCATCACAGATACCAGGTTTATATTTGCTTTCCTGTAATTCTTAGTTTATTTCTGTTGAAACTTCTTGATCTATTGATTAAGACTGCAGATGAATTGGAAtgcaaattgattttgaatggaAATGTACAGTGTCTGAGTTGAAAAAAACATGTAGTCACTTGTGAAATTATGTGCAGAACTATTGTCATCTTGATGGTCATCCTATTTGtttctgttaaaaaatatttttgagtttGTTCAGGGAAATGCGCTAATACTCCAAGATCAAGTTTTTTGAATAGCTGACATGTTTCATTAGAGAATGTTGCAATGTGTTTGATGAGAATGGAAGTTGCTTTGCTGATGTACAAATGCCCATTTGATGACAATTCCATCTCCTTGGTGGGTTTACTAATGTAGTTTACTCCTTATTTCACATCTGTATCAGGGAACTTCTACATACAAAGAAGCGAAAGGACGAAACAATTGAATACTTAACCGAGATTATGGGAGATGCCATCATTTCTATTGACATTGAATTGGTTGGCCCTGAAATTACAGCTTGTTCCCAGGCTCCTCCATTCCTTCCAACTGCAATCACAGAAGATGTCTTTGATTTGGAATTGCCTGATTTGGCTCGAGGTGGAACTCTCAGATCAGATTATGTTTCTATCACGATGGACAACTTGCTTAGTCCTGCTCACACTCTTGTCCAAATTATGTGCCAGGACCACAAAGGTCTTCTTTATGACATCATGAGAACTCTGAAGGACTATAACATTCAggtattgaaatttgaaatctagaTAATACTATATTtgttaaagttaattttatgcTGCTATAAATTGGAGTGtcatcagaaaagaaaaaaaaagaagctaaaacTGGTAAGCCTATAAACTTCATTTCATCTCAAATTTGCAGTTTTCGTACATGAATACCTCATAATGAATTATCACTTTCCTTCTACTCATGCtgatttgtatttgtttttcaaagCTTCTTGAACACTGGCATACATATACTTAGTCATCTTCAGTATCCTAAGGGTATAACCTTATTTGTCATTCACCCAGATTTCTTATGGGCGTTTCACTGCAAAACCTAGAGGAAAATGTGAGATTGACTTGTTCATCATGCAAGCAGATGGCAAGAAGATAGTTGACCCCAACAAGCAGAATTCTTTGTCATCACGCCTTAGAATGGAATTACTTCGACCACTCAGAGTAGCCATTGTGAGTAGGGGCCCTGATACCGAGCTTTTGGTATCAAATCCGGTGGAATTATCTGGCAAGGGCCGGCCTCTTGTTTTTTATGATATCACTCTTGCTCTCAAAATGCTTGACACTTGCATCTTTTTGGTAATCACTGAGATCTGCTTAATATGCTTCCTACTATTTAGTGAAGTCATAATATGATTTTGCACAATATCATATCTTCTCACTTTCTTGAATCATGTTTGGTTGCTCATTAGCAGAAGACAGTTTTACCAGATTTCAcatacttttgttttctgctctAGCAACTTGATACATTTGTGTTCGCTTGCTATTCATAATTTGTTCTCTATCTTGTTTTTCAACAGACAATGTGTTTATATTGTGGTTAATTGTTGTAACAGGCTAAAATTGGGAGACACTTGATCGGAGATCGTGAGTGGGAGGTATATAGAATCTTGCTTGATGAAGGGGAGGGGTTATCTGTTCCACGGAACAAGGTTGAGGAGGGAGTTTGGAAAATGCTGATGGGTTGGGAGTAATGCATGGTTGCTATCATGGCATCATACCCTTTAGGTGAACCTCTCTACCTGTGTACAGATAACATGGTCTAATATCATATAGTTTACTGTTATTAGGAGTAATTGTGAAATATGTAGTGTGCAAAAATGGTAGTCTTTGCCACGCTATACTTTTGAGCTTTTGTAATTCTAACTTAATGTATATAAATGAGAAAGCAGTAACAAGTAGAACATTATGGAGGAGGGGGGTTTTGCTTAGAgcttttttttactataaatgaaatgaaatattgtAAAGTGATTAGTATAACCACTTCTTTCCTGTTCCGGTAGCAATAATAAACCTCTAACCTTAACTTCAGCACTTTTGGTCCtgcatttttcaatttttaatttttcatagtgCACTCACTCAATTTGGTTGAAAATGAAGAGTGACAACTTATAGAGATATTATCTGACTTAAATATGATTGATTGTTGTAAAAAATACTTGTAGTATGTACCAACAAATAAAAGCAGTAGAgcaaattttttttcctaagtcAGAAATCATGGGTGTCTCTCAACTTACTGGGTTAGAGATTAATCCTACTTGCGATGTGTGACTGCCAGTGGTTCAAGGAAATTTTGCGACAGAACAAATTATTTGAAGATTCATTAGCATAATTTTGCATAAAATGAATGGATAAGTGCCTGAAATTAGAATTCATTATGAGTTTTTAATACACTATGGCTTAGgatcaagaaataaaataaaagcgtACACGCAtactttgtttttaaatttttaatataggaTATGCCATCAAAGCTTAGAAGTGTACTTCGTTTTTAACACAAGGCTTTTAATAGAAGATATGCATCACATATTTTACAGTGAAATTTGTAGCATCAAATCTTCAGTTATTTGGATTATCAGAGAAATTTTCAGTTATTTGTTTCTTGAAATATAGGTTATTTCTCAATATGTTTCTTTCACCCACTTTCAGTTGACAGTGTGTGATTGCCACTGCCAATAAAAAAGAGACAATATATTATGAgattgaatttatatatttataatttatatttcgtaacttaattatttgaattgacTCGAGAATTTGTTCCTTTACTTGTTAGAGAGAAACATTTTATGTTGCTTTTCTATAcgatttaattatgtaaaattttcgCCCTGCATACCCCTTAATGATAACTAAATAACGTGAAGTTTTGCATATTGTTTTTTATGAGtattaaatgcataaaaaatctttaaattttatgattaatttaaaataataatcgtAAAATTTATAGTGAAAAAAACcggtaaacaaaaaataacatgacaacatctattcattttttttccttctaatatGGGACTATAGTGATTGAAGGGTAAAGTTGGTTGGATTTGGATTGTGATATTAAGTTTTTGGCGGGTCTTAACTTGGAGTTCATCAGCTGTCCCCTACAGGGATATCAAAGAAAGAATCAAGTCATattcaaatatctttttttccCGGTCCATACATTCAGAGATCTTAAATCTGTGATAATTCATTAATTTGTTGTTATACGCTTCCAACTGTTCTTAGTCATTTGTTTGCCGACGGATATTTCTCAGAAAACCTACCTTCTATTATCTTAAAAAGTATGTTAATAGTGATTGTAATTGAATACCAGTGTAAAATTGTTTTAGATAGTCAATACATCATTgttaaactaaataaattattgtatatcaaatttatttgtatGACTTATGACTATTATGTTATAAAGGTGACtgcatggattttttttatatgcctCCTATTCGAGAAAGCAAACTTAAATGTATATTAATAGTTGAATTGgtaatttagataaaaaaaatcatcaatgaCAAAGATGAGAGaaggaaatataaaaaaaatgttcaaattgttgataaaaaatgaaaatataaaaaattatgtgaaactgctatttttcaaaaaaaaaaattgttttcattcCCAAATGTCAGGATCATATAGTGGCTCCGTGATGTGCAACGGTACAAATCACATGATTCTTTTCATGTTTGTCTAAGATATTTTGGTGCTCTACGTTCATATTTTGCTTGCATTATTGGTTCATTTGTAAAGTTGGCTAATTACCAATTAACCATTGTTTAGAGTTTGTTTGTCAAATAGTACAAAAGAACTTGTGAATTATTGCACGGGTCCATCCACGGTTAGCTGAATgataccaaaaagaaaaacaacgaCAGGTTGCAATGCAACGTgttcttttgagttttgatttcCCTTTGCTTTTAGAATTTGGACCATCATACGGAGCTTTGTGGAAACTCTTTTTGACAAGTTGGGGGAGagaaaattcagaaaaaaaactGATTAGGACAATTTTTTGATTGTATAGATTATAGAGTAACCAATTAAAACCACCAATCATTGCATAGAAGAATTGATATATATTACACTA
This region includes:
- the LOC114382746 gene encoding ACT domain-containing protein ACR10-like, translating into MGILYDDVVIISPPEKDGDPTLLTVNCPDKTGLGCDLCRIILFFGLNILRGDVSTDGKWCYIVFWVVGKQRTRWSLLKKRLIEACPSFSSASGISYYRSDLQPSKPSDVFLLNFCCHDRKGLLHDVTEVLCELELTIKKVKVSTTPDGKVIDLFFITDTRELLHTKKRKDETIEYLTEIMGDAIISIDIELVGPEITACSQAPPFLPTAITEDVFDLELPDLARGGTLRSDYVSITMDNLLSPAHTLVQIMCQDHKGLLYDIMRTLKDYNIQISYGRFTAKPRGKCEIDLFIMQADGKKIVDPNKQNSLSSRLRMELLRPLRVAIVSRGPDTELLVSNPVELSGKGRPLVFYDITLALKMLDTCIFLAKIGRHLIGDREWEVYRILLDEGEGLSVPRNKVEEGVWKMLMGWE